One genomic window of Bicyclus anynana chromosome 10, ilBicAnyn1.1, whole genome shotgun sequence includes the following:
- the LOC112051603 gene encoding putative peptidyl-tRNA hydrolase PTRHD1, with translation MSNSIVQYVLLRSDLLKELGWSIGALVAQACHASTAALHLYKEDNNTIQYLNDLDNMHKVVLEVPNEESLKKVAEKLKENSIDHKLWIEQPENIPTCLALKPYPKDEVKKFVGKFKLYKETLNA, from the exons ATGAGCAACTCAATCGTACAATATGTTCTTCTGCGAAGCGATTTACTAAAAGAATTAGGCTGGTCTATAGGTGCTTTAGTAGCTCAGGCTTGTCATGCTTCTACTGCGGCATTACACTTGTATAAAGAAGATAACAACACGATACAGTATCTCAATGATTTAGATAATATGCATAAGGTTGTTTTAgag GTGCCAAATGAAGAATCATTGAAGAAAGTAgctgaaaaattaaaagaaaattctatTGACCATAAATTATGGATTGAACAGCCAGAAAATATTCCAACATGTTTGGCACTAAAACCTTACCCTAAAGATGAAGTCAAAaagtttgttggtaaatttaaattgtataaagaAACTTTAAATGCTTAG
- the LOC112051608 gene encoding uncharacterized protein LOC112051608 yields the protein MKRFIISLYYFFLLFVKVSICLRVVGISVPSLKQRGESVTLTCDYDLEGGKLYSVKWYRDNEEFYRYMPRLRPPQHAHKLDGVKVDLEKSSARRVHLRELTLKSRGIYRCEVSEEAPSFHSAQAETFMEIYYFPKENPRIVGHERSYVVHEPLDVNCTSAKAFPPPELQWHINGLKVTEKSWLTNFEAKPAAQGLMVSSLGLRAPAKHLMKIRCTASIGTHRRERTVAIETSNANRRKTTSINLTLTLMNCIIFKLIS from the exons ttttactatttgttaaag tgtcAATTTGCCTACGCGTGGTGGGTATATCAGTACCGAGCTTGAAACAAAGAGGGGAATCAGTGACCCTAACTTGTGATTACGACCTCGAAGGGGGTAAACTTTATTCAGTGAAGTGGTACCGGGACAACGAGGAGTTCTACCGGTACATGCCTCGGCTGAGACCGCCACAACATGCCCACAAACTTGACGGAGTGAAAGTTGAC TTGGAAAAGTCAAGCGCTCGGCGTGTCCACCTCCGCGAGCTAACCCTGAAGTCCAGAGGGATCTATCGCTGCGAGGTGTCTGAGGAGGCGCCTTCCTTTCACTCGGCACAGGCGGAGACCTTCATGGAGATTTATT ATTTCCCAAAAGAAAATCCCCGTATAGTCGGCCACGAGCGGTCGTACGTCGTGCACGAACCTCTCGACGTCAACTGCACGTCTGCCAAAGCGTTTCCGCCACCGGAGCTACAGTGGCATATAAACGGACTAAAG GTGACGGAAAAGTCGTGGTTAACAAATTTCGAAGCTAAGCCCGCCGCTCAAGGACTGATGGTGTCCAGTCTAGGGCTACGCGCTCCAGCCAAACATCTCATGAAGATCCGTTGCACCGCCAGCATTGGGACGCACAGACGTGAAAGAACTGTCGCAATAG AAACAAGCAACGCCAATCGAAGAAAAACTACAagtattaatttaactttaactttaatgaACTGCATAATTTTTAAGCTGATATCGTGA
- the LOC112051598 gene encoding vacuolar protein sorting-associated protein 4, with product MASSNTLQKAIDLVTKATEEDKNKNYEEALRLYEHGVEYFLHAVKYEAQGERAKESIRAKCLQYLDRAEKLKEYLKKDRKKKPVKDGESNSKSEDKKSDSDSDSDDPEKKKLQGKLEGAIVVEKPHVKWSDVAGLEAAKEALKEAVILPIKFPHLFTGKRIPWKGILLFGPPGTGKSYLAKAVATEANNSTFFSVSSSDLVSKWLGESEKLVKNLFELARQHKPSIIFIDEIDSLCSSRSDNESESARRIKTEFLVQMQGVGNDMDGILVLGATNIPWVLDAAIRRRFEKRIYIALPEEHARLDMFKLHLGNTRHQLSETDIKVLAEKTDGYSGADISIVVRDALMQPVRKVQSATHFKKVSGPSPTDPDVIVNDLLTPCSPGEPGALEMTWMDVPSDKLGEPPVTMSDMLRSLATSKPTVNDDDMVKLKKFMDDFGQEG from the coding sequence ATGGCTTCATCTAATACCTTACAGAAAGCAATCGACCTTGTCACTAAAGCTACAGAAGAAGACAAAAACAAGAATTATGAAGAAGCCTTACGACTTTATGAGCATGGTGTAGAATATTTTTTGCATGCAGTGAAATATGAGGCACAGGGTGAAAGAGCCAAGGAAAGTATTAGAGCTAAATGTCTACAGTACTTGGACAGAGCTGAGAAACTCAAGGAATATCTTAAGAAAGATCGTAAGAAGAAACCTGTGAAGGATGGAGAATCAAATTCAAAGAGTGAAGATAAGAAGAGTGATAGTGACAGTGATTCAGATGATCCAGAAAAGAAAAAATTGCAAGGAAAGCTAGAGGGTGCCATTGTGGTCGAGAAACCCCATGTCAAGTGGAGTGATGTCGCTGGACTCGAAGCAGCCAAGGAAGCATTGAAAGAGGCTGTAATCTTACCCATAAAGTTCCCACACCTATTCACAGGCAAAAGAATCCCCTGGAAGGGTATTTTGCTCTTTGGCCCCCCTGGTACTGGTAAATCGTATTTAGCTAaagctgtggctactgaagctaATAATTCTACATTCTTCTCTGTCTCATCATCTGACCTGGTTTCCAAATGGCTCGGTGAGTCTGAGAAGCTTGTGAAAAACTTGTTTGAGCTTGCCCGTCAACACAAACCGAGTATCATTTTCATTGATGAAATAGACTCTTTGTGTTCATCACGTTCTGACAACGAATCTGAATCTGCCAGGAggataaaaactgaattcctcgTACAGATGCAAGGTGTTGGAAATGACATGGATGGCATTCTTGTGCTCGGAGCTACAAATATTCCATGGGTACTTGATGCTGCCATAAGGAGGAGATTTGAGAAGCGTATCTATATAGCACTGCCCGAAGAGCATGCTCGTTTGGACATGTTTAAATTGCATCTTGGTAATACAAGACACCAGCTAAGCGAGACTGATATTAAAGTGTTGGCAGAAAAAACTGATGGTTACTCGGGAGCTGACATAAGTATTGTGGTCCGTGATGCGTTGATGCAACCGGTGCGAAAAGTTCAATCTGCTACACACTTCAAGAAAGTTTCCGGCCCTAGTCCAACAGATCCCGATGTTATTGTTAACGATTTATTGACTCCATGCTCGCCCGGCGAACCCGGTGCACTTGAAATGACTTGGATGGATGTGCCAAGTGACAAACTCGGAGAGCCGCCTGTTACAATGTCTGATATGCTTAGATCTCTAGCCACTTCTAAACCGACagtcaatgatgatgacatggtTAAGCTAAAGAAGTTTATGGATGACTTTGGTCAAGAAGGTTAA